DNA from Mesorhizobium loti R88b:
ACGTTCGACGATTTGAAGGTCATCACCCGGCGCGGCAGGATCGGCACCTCTTCACCGGTCTTGGGATTGCGCCCGATCCGCTCGTTCTTGGAGCGGACATGGAATGTCGCAAAGGACGACAGTTTTACCGTCTCGCCGCGGACGATGGCTTCGCAGATTTCGTCCAAAACGGCTTCGACGAGTTCCGCGGATTCAGTGCGCGACAGACCGACCTTTCGGTACACGGCCTCGGCAAGGTCGGCGCGCGTAAGTGTCTTTCCCCCCATGCGACCGTCCCATCAGTTCAAAACACAAAATCGGCACAACAACGGCAGAGCCTAAGTAATTGATCCGGCAAGGTCAAGGACCGAAACCGGACTGTTCGGCACTTACCAGCGAACCAGAACCGCACCCCAGGTGAAGCCGCCCCCCATCGCTTCCAGGAGAACGAGGTCGCCCTTCTTGATGCGGCCATCGGCAACGGCGACCGACAGTGCCAGCGGCACGGAAGCAGCCGAGGTGTTACCGTGCAAATCGACCGTAACCACCACCTTTTGTTCAGCAATCCCGAGCTTCTTGGCCGAAGCGTCAATAATTCGTTTATTGGCCTGATGCGGCACGAACCAGTCGAGATCGTCGGCGGTAATACCAGCCTGTGAGAAGGTCGCCTCGATGACGTCGGTGATCATGCCGACCGCATGCTTGAAGACTTCACGGCCCTCCATCCTGAGGTGGCCGACCGTACCCGTCGTCGACGGTCCACCGTCGACGAAAAGCTTGTCCTTGTGCGCGCCGTCGGAGCGCAGGCTGGCCGCCAGGACGCCGTGGTCGGCGATCGTACCGGTCCCCTCACCTGCTTCCAGGACCAGGGCGCCGGCGCCGTCGCCGAAGAGCACGCAGGTCGAACGGTCGCTCCAGTCGAGAATGCGCGAGAATGTCTCCGAGCCGATCACCAGCACGCGTTTGGCAAGGCCGCCGCGAATGTAGAGATCAGCCGTCGTCACCGCATAGACGAAGCCCGAGCACACCGCCTGCATGTCGAAGGCAAAGCCGTGATGCATGCCGAGCCGGTTCTGGATTTCGACCGCGGTCGCCGGGAATGTGTTGTTGGGCGTTGACGTCGCCAGCACGATCAGGTCGATATCACCAGGCGTCAGCCCCGCATTGGCAAGAGCGGCGCGGGCCGCGGCCTCGCCTAGCGAAGCCGTCGTCTCGTCGTCGGCCGCGATATGACGCTGGCGGATGCCGGTGCGCTGGGCGATCCACTCATCCGAGGTTTCGACCATACCTTCGAAATCGGCATTCTTCATGATGCGGCGGGGCAGCGCGGCACCCGTGCCGCGCACGACTGATCTGATCAAAGTTCTTTCCTATTCCTTCACGTCGGTAACGACGTCGGATTTCCGAGATGACAGGGCATGCGGGTTGCGCGCATGAAACAGGTCGAGGTCGGCCTCGATGCGGTCGAGCAGATTGTTGCGCACCATGTCGTAGCCAAGTTCGATCGCAGCGGCGAAACCGTCCGAATCGGCACCGCCGTGGCTTTTGACGACAATGCCGTTCAGCCCCAGGAACACGCCGCCATTGGAGCGGCCGACATCCATCTTTTCGCGCAGACGATCAAAGGCACCCTTGGCGAAGATATAGCCGATCTTGGCCATCAGGGTTCGGCTCATCGCGGCGCGCAGATATCCTGCTATCTGGCGCGCGGTGCCTTCCGCCGTCTTCAGCGCAATATTGCCGGCAAAGCCTTCCGTCACCACCACGTCGACCGTGCCCTTGCCGATATCGTCGCCTTCGACAAAGCCATGATAGTTCATCGAGGCCATGTTGGCCTCGCGCAGCATGCGTCCCGCTTCCTTGACCTCTTCCTGGCCCTTGATCTCCTCCACGCCGACATTGAGCAGGCCAATGGTGGGCCGGGCGATGCCGAATACGGAGCGCGCCATGCCGGTGCCGAG
Protein-coding regions in this window:
- the plsX gene encoding phosphate acyltransferase PlsX, which codes for MIRISIDAMGGDHGPAVVIPALMTVATRRPDIRFVIYGREELVRPELAKFPKLAEVSEFFHCEIAVRMDDKPSQALRHGRWKSSMWKAVEAVKLGAADACISAGNTGALMAMSKFCLRTMNTIDRPAIAALWPTLRGESVVLDVGATIGADAHQLIDFAILGTGMARSVFGIARPTIGLLNVGVEEIKGQEEVKEAGRMLREANMASMNYHGFVEGDDIGKGTVDVVVTEGFAGNIALKTAEGTARQIAGYLRAAMSRTLMAKIGYIFAKGAFDRLREKMDVGRSNGGVFLGLNGIVVKSHGGADSDGFAAAIELGYDMVRNNLLDRIEADLDLFHARNPHALSSRKSDVVTDVKE
- a CDS encoding beta-ketoacyl-ACP synthase III: MIRSVVRGTGAALPRRIMKNADFEGMVETSDEWIAQRTGIRQRHIAADDETTASLGEAAARAALANAGLTPGDIDLIVLATSTPNNTFPATAVEIQNRLGMHHGFAFDMQAVCSGFVYAVTTADLYIRGGLAKRVLVIGSETFSRILDWSDRSTCVLFGDGAGALVLEAGEGTGTIADHGVLAASLRSDGAHKDKLFVDGGPSTTGTVGHLRMEGREVFKHAVGMITDVIEATFSQAGITADDLDWFVPHQANKRIIDASAKKLGIAEQKVVVTVDLHGNTSAASVPLALSVAVADGRIKKGDLVLLEAMGGGFTWGAVLVRW
- a CDS encoding integration host factor subunit alpha codes for the protein MGGKTLTRADLAEAVYRKVGLSRTESAELVEAVLDEICEAIVRGETVKLSSFATFHVRSKNERIGRNPKTGEEVPILPRRVMTFKSSNVLKNRILRSHQNSKAKGGK